From Oncorhynchus keta strain PuntledgeMale-10-30-2019 chromosome 8, Oket_V2, whole genome shotgun sequence:
GAGATGCTCTGGAACCTTCTCCATGGAGATCTAAAGATACAGATATTACAACCAGAAGTGGAGTCTGTACGTTCAAATTTGAGTGTGTGTATAAGAATGCTAATTACTTTATCATGTCCAAAACAGATTAAGGCATATGACTGATCTTATTCCTGATAACACAAGACGGcataacaaagcaaaaaacatttttttttttttaaacatgacaATTGTAGATGGTTGACATTGTGGTTGACTTAGCTACACCATGGAACCTATTCAGAccctgcatatttcaagacatggcatatgggGGTGTATTGAAATACTCAATGGGCTGGACAATTATTTTCTTCTCACTCatcttgaattttttttttttttaaacgtgaaaaaaaaaaaaatcaaaccaccatcattaacacaatggaaaCATCTAAATATTTATTATTGAAATAGCATGGGCGAAGGCCATGTGGCAAACAATAATggaggcactagggatggggtgtgagcatgtgtgtctgGGCAGAAGAGATGTAGATGTTGTTTGTGTGCATTTGAAAgttattcatatttttatttaactaggcaagtcagttaaggacaaattcttatttacaaatggACGGCCTTCATATGTGTATGTTTGTATTTGGTGTCGGAAAAGGTGACACAAATGTAAAATACATTTGTAGAAAGGAAACCTATCCAGAACCTGTAACATCTTCTCAATCTTACCTTGGTCACCTCCATGGCCACACCCTCTGGCAGATTCCTCTGTATATATTCCAGGTACACCTGTGCAGTGGATCCAGTCACACGAGAGAgctaagggagagagatgaaaagGGGATGTAGACATACCACTGACCCCCTGTATCAGTCCATTGAACCTTCCCTATAGCCATCCATCTCATCTTGAAATAAACCCTATGAATCCATTGACTCTTCAGGAGTTCTAACAGAATCAATAGGAGTGGAAACAATCCACAATGGTATGTTCTAGTTCTGAAAAAGACGAGGGAAGAGGCATTTGTAGGAACTTAAAGGTGGAAGAAGACTGTTTGCCTCACCTCTATGCAGCGGTAGTGCGTCCTCATTTCGTACTGGACCCTGTGTTTCTTGAAGATGTGGACAGATTTCAGAAGTGTCAGCCGCTCAATGTTCTTTGGAGGCTCAAATCTAGTGCAAAAAGAAAATAGACAGCCTTTTGAGTGAGTATTGTCCCACAGCGAGAAAACATAAACATTGAgcattatcatcaaagcagattGGCACTGCTATCTAAATGTAAAAGTGGGTTAGAGATGCTCTGTGCTCATTTAGTCAAAGGACAACTCAGAGATGGGAACATAATGAACTGATGTGACAGTTACAGCTTAACACCCCTCCATGTCAACTCACACTTTGCCCAGAGTGACTCCCAGCTCTTTGGCAGCCAGGATGGCGAAGAACTCATAGCTGTCCAGGACTGCTTTGTCATGGCCCTTCACCAGCAGAGACACCTTCTGGTACAGCGTGTCCGGCTCCTCTGTGACAATCACCTGGAAGGAAAAGAGAAATGTGTAATTTACTAGATAAAGGTTCAGCAGAATAATGTTTGTCATCCATGCTCTATATAGGGTACTGTCTTTTTCCTGGCCATGTGATCTGACAATGAAAACTCATGGTCCTAGTTATAGACTAACAGTGCATCAAGGTGATGTAGACAAGGTGTTGAAGGAGTAAAGCCGAAACCACACGGAGACACCGTCAAGGCTTTTGGCACAATAGTGCTGGGGGCATCAAGGCTATTGGCGCTGTGCTGGGAGTGTCAAAAAGAAAATAGGATGACTCacagatgagggaagagaggaagagaaggttcCAGTGTGGAGGCAGGTTGCAGGCAACTGGAGAGGGCTGTTGTAGGAGAATGGAGAAGGTGAAAATGGAGTTGGATTAGTTAGCTATAGGATTGACAAGTAGTAAACGCTCACTATATGGATTTTACACTTGACTATAGCTAGTAAGCTAGTAGCTGACTAAACGCAACTCCATGGTCAATAAAGTTTCTAATGAACTCCGCAAACAGAGTTGAGTAGAGACCAGGCTATGCGGAATTCAGTTCCAACTACATTGATTAGCCCAACCAaaacaaatcaaagtttatttgttaagtgcaccgaatacaacaggtgtcgaccttacagtgaaatgcttacctacaggctctaaccaacggcgcaaaaaaatgtattaggtgaacaataggtaagtaaagaaataaaacagtaagaagacagtgaaaaataacagtagcgaggctacatacaggcaccggttagtaaattcttagggccttcctctggatTACAGGCAGTTTagcctggatggcaggcagcttagccccagtgatgtactgggccgtacgcactaccctctgtagtgccttgcggtcagaggccgagcatttgccataccagacagtgatgcaaccagtcaggatgctctcgatgttgcagctgtagaaccttttgaggatctgaggacccatgtgaaatatttagtttcctgagggggaataggctttgtcgtgccctctccactacagccccattgatgagaatgggggcgtgctcggtcctccttttcctgttgtctccttagtcttggttacgttgagggattggttgttattctggcaccacccggtcaggtctctgacctcctccctgtaggctgtctcgttgttgtcggtgatcaggctgcAAACTTAATCTTAATTTAATTAAACttttgtcgtctgcaaacttaatgatggtggagttgtgcctggccatgcagtcgtgggtgaacagggagtacaggaggggagcCCCTGGGGGGCTCCAATGTTGAGGGTcagtgttgctacctaccctcaccacccgggggcagcctgtcaggaagtccaggatccagttgcagagggaggtgtttagtcctaggatccttagcttagtgatgagctttgagggtactatggtgttgaacgctgagctgtagtcaatgaatagcattctcacataagtgttccttttgtccaggtgggaaagggcagtgttgagtgcaatagagattgcatcatctgtggatctgtttgggcagtatgcaaattggagtgggtctagggtttctgggataatcgtgttgatgtgagccattaccagcctttcaaagcacttcatgactatagatgtgagtgctacagggctgtagtcatttaggcaggttgcctttgtgttcttgggcacagggactatggtggtctgcatgaaacatgttggtattacagactcaatcagggacatgtcgAAAACGTCTTGTATTGACActgtctgtttgatggttcgttggggGGCATAGCAGGAtctcttataagcttccgggttagagtcccgcaccttgaaagcggcagctctaccctttagctcagtgtgaatgacGCCTGTAACCAAGGTCAAtactttaaaataataataataatgatgcaaTGCTTACCTATGTTTGTCCTCTGTAGTTGTGTGCCTTTGTTTGCTGAAATCCCACATTTTTCAATAAACGTTCATTTGACCCGACTGTTCGCTCGTTTCTGTTTCTCAAAGATGGCAAGTCAGTGCAAATGTTGCACGTCTCCGATTACCTAGGCCAAGGGCTCCAAATACTCATTCACCAATCAAATTTCCGATGGTGTTTCTATCAAATTTCGCATTCGCGCTGAATTGCCATCTTCAATAAATAGAAACGAGCAGTCGGTGGTTGCATTTGACGTTTATTGAAAAAGTATGGATTTCAACAAATTATGGTCAATActtaaattaaaaaaatgtacaATGGAGTTGAGTTTAGTCCGCTAGTTAGTTAGGTACATACCGACATAATGTAGATCTCCCATGATATCTGCAAGCGTTCAATCCTATTGATCCCTGTAAAAACTAGCCAAATTGTTATTAGCTAAAACTGTGAATTAACAAAACATGATCAAGTTAGCTAGCTATGGTTCAGGTTGTTAGTAAACGCCCTAGAGCAGAGTTGGCTGGCTAActaagttacatttacatttacatttaagtcatttagcagacgctcttatccagagcgacttacaaattcacACGCAGGGGCAGAATCTGTGCGATTAGCTTCGTATATTAGCTTCGTATATTAGAGAAATACATGTAGATAACCCATTAATAACGACAACGCAAATATACTTAATCTTAAGTATGGTAAATACTGTACCGATTGTGAGACTCCCACGAATATCCTTCCGAAGGTGCGAATATTTCGACCGACTACCATGGGGGCCGCCATGATTTTTGTGGGGGCGGGACAGTTATCTTCTTCAGTGACAGACTGACCAAGAAAGCGGTGAAATGCTGCCTCCATCGGTATCGGAGTAATAGCAGGTTTCatcgtttattttttattttgtataagTTATAGGTACATTTAGACATCTAATTTCTTCTATAACCTACATTTGTGCTATTTTGCAAAGAAAATAGTATCTTACCAAGTCATGCCACATGCTGTAACATATACAGATAACAATTAGCAATGGTCTGCCAATAAAAATTATTTTTCtcaaatcatttacatttacatttaagtcatttagcagacgctcttatccagagcgacttacaaattggtgcattcaccttatgacatccagtggaacagccactttacaatagtgcatctaaatcttttaaggggggtgagaaggattactttatcctatcatAGTATTCCTTAAataggtggggtttcaggtgtctccggaaggtggtgattgactccgctgtcctggcgtcgtgagggagtttgttccaccattggggggccagagcagcgaacagttttgactgggctgagcgggaactgtacttcctcagtggtagggaggcgagcaggccagaggtggatgaacgcagtgcccttgtttgggtgtagggcctgatcagagcctgggggtactgaggtgccgttcccctcacagctccgtaggcaagcaccatggtcttgtagcggatgcgagcttcaactggaagccagtggagagagcggaggagcggggtgacgtgagagaacttgggaaggttgaacaccagacgggctgcggcgttctggatgagttgtaggggtttaatggcacaggcagggagcccagccaacagcgagttgcagtaatccagacgggagatgacaagtgcctggattaggacctgcgccgcttcctgtgtgaggcagggtcgtactctgcggatgttgtagagcatgaacctacaggaacgggccacagccttgatgttagttgagaacgacagggtgttgtccaggatcacgccaaggttcttagcgctctgggaggaggacacaatggagttgtcaaccgtgatggcgagatcatggaacgggcagtccttccccgggaggaagagcagctccgtcttgccgaagttcagcttgaggtggtgatccgtcatccacactgatatgtctgccagacatgcagagatgcgattcgccacctggtcatcagaagggggaaaggagaagattaattgtgtgtcgtctgcatagcaatgataggagagaccatgtgaggttatgacagagccaagtgacttggtgtatagcgagaataggagagggcctagaacagagccctgggggacaccagtggtgagagcgggtggtgaggagacagattctcgccacgccacctggtaggagcgacctgtcaggtaggacgcaatccaagcgtgggccgcgccggagatgcccaactcggagagggtggagaggaggatctgatggttcacagtatcgaaggcagccgataggtctagaaggatgagagcagaggagagagagttagctttagcagtgcggagcgcctccgtgatacagagaagagcagtctcagttgaatgactagtcttgaaacctgactgatttggatcaagaaggtcattctgagagagatagcgggagagctggccaaggacggcacgttcaagagttttggagagaaaagaaagaagggatactggtctgtagttgttgacatcggagggatcgagtgtaggttttttcagaaggggtgcaactctcgctctcttgaagatggaagggacgtagccagcggtcagggatgagttgatgagcgaggtgaggtaagggagaaggtctccggaaatggtctggagaagagaggaggggatagggtcaagcaggcaggttgttgggcggccggccgtcacaagacgcgagatttcatctggagagagaggggagaaagaggtcagagcacagggtagggcagtgtgagcagaaccagctgtgtcgtttgacttagcaaacgaggatcggatgtcgtcgaccttcttttcaaaatggttgacgaagtcatctgcagagagggaggaggggggggagggggaggaggattcaggagggaggagtaggtggcaaagagcttcctagggttagaggcagatgcttggaatttagagtggtagaaagtggctttagcagcagagacaggggaggaaaatgtagagaggagggagtgaaaggatgccaggtccgcagggaggcgagttttcctccatttccgctcggctgcccggagccctgttcaaaTGTTGTTCCATATATTTAAGCAATTCAGAAAATGTAGATTGAAGATCTTCGTGTCTCCAATATTAGCTGTTTTTATCTACAGAAAACGAGGTGTCGTGGACCAAATCATGTATGTCACGTGATACAGTAACCCGGGCCACGTTCAGTTGCCAAACGTTGTAAAACGTTGCCGATAGAAATGTCATGAATAGACCTGATGCGATCCCTCCACATAGAGATTATGTAACATTGCTAGAGGGCCTCTGTCATAAACTCTCAAAGTTCCAGAATGGATTGAAACTGGCAGCCatattggtcagggagaaatccaaaccagTCTATTACAGGCTattacctcatgccttttgcacacaatgtatatagactcccccctttttttttttttttactacttttttttttttttcctactgtgttattgacttgtcaattgtttactccatgtgtaactctgtgttgtctgttcacactgctatgctttatcttggccagatcgcagttgcaaatgagaacttgttctcaactagcctacctggttaaataaaggttaaataaaaaaataattacaGACAATATCAGTAATTGTTGCACTTAGAACTTGTCTAAATCCTATCATCAAGTGATTTCAGCTAGTGTATGGTTGTGGATTGACTGCACTTTTTGAATGGAATGTTACCATATTGGCAGTAAATTAAAACAGTTAATTTAAAACTGGCTGgcaagctagctaaccaacatatagggcagagacattcttcaaattcattattttacacTATCGTATCACAGCACTGACAAACCATGTTTGACCAACTTCCTGACCAAAATGGCTGAACTTTATCCCGTCATAAGAAGGTTAATGAACATTCTATTATTTCATAAGAAGGTTAATGAACATTCCATTATTTTCATTCCCAATTCTATGTGCCACCACTACGTGTCAGAGGCCTATTTGTTCTACATAGCctatttctatctgaacgttccaaaaCGTTGCGTCCTACTGAATGCGCCCCAGCACAGGCCCTGCCCTGTACATTCAGCAACAACACAAGacaagggaagggaagggagacgAGAGGTAAGCGGTTTCTCATTGTCCATTGATATTTATCCAGCGATATTGACGTTAGGTCTCACATGATTTTAGCATACTGACAACGATACCTACTCCCTTGCTGTTTTTGCACACAAACGTGTCTTTTCAAAACAAGACGACTAGCTAGCTAGTTTTCTATCGGGCTACTGACTAGCTAACgtaagctaactagctagccaaccaatcTACAGTGAAGATGCCGATGCTAGTGGttggtaacgttagctagctagctagttttgTGATTTGTAAAATGTCCAGATCAAATGGGACAATGCCGGTATTTCTGTCTGTGGCTTACTAGTTAACTAGGTACTTAATCATTTAGTTACCCGCTTTAGGTATGCAGTGAATAAGCTGCTAAATTGCGAGCTGGCTAATGCACATTCTGCCAATATTTAGCCGAATGGATTGATATTATTATATGGTCACTGTTATTTAGCCCGTTATTCGCTAAGGTTAGCTAACGTCACCGATTGGGCTGTGCTGCCAAAATACCAAAGTATCAAATATTTGCATATAAAGAAATATCCCCAGTTTATGGTGCTAAACCAACTTGATTCTGGAAACTAACGTTAGTTAGCAGTGGTTTATAAGTGTATGCTATTTATTGGAAATCGAATAGCTGTTTGGATAATTATGACACTGAGCTGTTAACTAGCTGCTGTATCAATATATATGAACATAGTCTGAATCAATGATTTGTAAACCGAACGGGATGGCAATGGAAGGCGTTTGACAATGGAAGGCTCCAATGTTGTGCCTCCCATCGAGTTGCTTCACAGATCACAGCCGAACAATATTTGTAGTATTTTATTGTCCTTTCTTTTGCGTCGTGGTCTTTATGACCATTCGCCATGCATTCTCGCGCTCTTGATTTCTCTCTCAGATTTCTCTCTCAGATTTCTCTCTGAGTCTCAACAATGTGAACACAAACGGCGCATTCGGGCTGGTCTTAGCATATTTATTGCTGCTGTGTTTTCTCAGGGGTATCAGTTCTCCTTGATCTTCTCCTTGATCACTCTatataaaatgtttatttttctcCCTTTTTCACAGCACTCCTTGACGGGATCCCCGACATAGATTGGAAGGCAAGTTGGGTGACATAATGATTTTGCTGGGAGCAGCAGCACTCCCACGGGTTGGGGTTGACAGCTGGGGTTTATTCATTACACCAAGTCTTTTGCAAAACGTTTATTAAACGGACGCAAACGTAACGGGGAGGgcccaatagaaactctcgttttagTTGCAACACATTTTGTTTTGGACTCATGATTACAGCCCTGATGTGAGGAGTCCCATTTCATACATCGCATGGAGAACAGGTGTTTGGTTCAGCAGTGATGCCACACCGAATTGGACCATATTCAG
This genomic window contains:
- the mrps10 gene encoding probable 28S ribosomal protein S10, mitochondrial isoform X1, whose translation is MEAAFHRFLGQSVTEEDNCPAPTKIMAAPMVVGRNIRTFGRIFVGVSQSFLQGSIGLNACRYHGRSTLCRPLQLPATCLHTGTFSSSLPSSVIVTEEPDTLYQKVSLLVKGHDKAVLDSYEFFAILAAKELGVTLGKVFEPPKNIERLTLLKSVHIFKKHRVQYEMRTHYRCIELSRVTGSTAQVYLEYIQRNLPEGVAMEVTKISMEKVPEHLLEPMWNDPPTEEKPSQ
- the mrps10 gene encoding probable 28S ribosomal protein S10, mitochondrial isoform X2, which produces MAAPMVVGRNIRTFGRIFVGVSQSGSIGLNACRYHGRSTLCRPLQLPATCLHTGTFSSSLPSSVIVTEEPDTLYQKVSLLVKGHDKAVLDSYEFFAILAAKELGVTLGKVFEPPKNIERLTLLKSVHIFKKHRVQYEMRTHYRCIELSRVTGSTAQVYLEYIQRNLPEGVAMEVTKISMEKVPEHLLEPMWNDPPTEEKPSQ